The Blastopirellula sediminis sequence TCGGCGGTGCCGCCGCCATGGCTCCCCATCGCCGGCACGATAAACGGCTTGGCGCCGATTCCCTTCAGGTGGTCGACGATCGCTTTGATGATCTCTTTGATATGAGCGATGCCGCGGCTGCCGGCGGTGATCGCGACCGTTTCGCCCGGCTTGACCTGCTTGCTCAGCTCTAGCGACGCCAGTTGGCTATCGACTTCGGCGGGAATGTCGTCGACCAGGGGGCGGGGAAAGGTTTGACGCAGACGAAAGAGTTTCGGGAGTTGCATAAAACTGTGCGCAAGGGAATACAGGGAGGCCAAAACTGTATTCTACCGCCGAAGCCAAAGGCCGTCGATTGACGTTCGACGGCCAAATCGGAAGTGGGGGCTACTTTTGCGGCTGCAAAAAGAGGTGCGGTTCCAGCTCGGTGTAGTACATCGCGCTGGGGTCGATTCCGGCCGCTTTCATCGTTTGAATGTGGCGTTTGACCGGCGGCGCATCGGCCAGTCTGGGGAGGACGACCAGCCAGGTAAACGCCACCAGGCCGACGGCCAACCCCAAGCGGATCCAGCGCCGCCGCAGGTCGACCGGGCCTTGGTTCGTTTCGTATTGGACGTTAGTTGCCGCCATTGAACATCTTCTCGAGATAATCGCGGAACAACCAGCCGAACATCACGTACGCCATCAGGAAGGTGAGCAGCAAGTTGAGCGTCTGGCCGCAGACGTACAGGATCAGCGGCTTTCCCCCTTTCAGGTAGACCGCCAGTTCGCGGAAGTTGGTCTCCAGCCCAATGCTGACGAACGCCAGGCAGAAGAGCCAACCGCGGAGCGACTTGGTCATATCGGTCATCGCTTTCACCTCCGCTTCGCCGGTCGGCAGGAAGTAGGCGATCGCCGAGAAGACGACCGACGCCGCGACGAAGCCGAGCACAAACTTCGGAAAGCGATACCAGATTTCCATCGCATTGGGACGAGCGCCATCCTTCGTCTTTTCGACGAAGGCGACCCAGTACAGAGCGACGCCGAACGCCACCACGCCGATCAAGACGTTTTGAATCATCTTGACGGTGACCGCCACTTTCTCGGCTCGTTCGCCGAGGGCATTACCGGCGGCGACTACCGCGCCGGTCGCGTCGATCGTCCCACCGATCCAGGCGCCGCCGACCAGGTCGTCGATCCCGGCGATGCGAATCAAAGCAGGCTGGACCACCATCATGATTACGGTAAACGCAAGCGACATGCCGATCGCCAGCGACAGTTCTTCCTTTTTCGCGCGACATGCTGCGCCGGTCGCGATGGCGGCCGAAACGCCGCAGACCGACATGTCGGCCGAGATCACCATGTTGAGCGACGGCGAGGCCATCCGCAGAATCTTCTGTCCGAAGATGAAAGTCGTGATCAACACGATCGGCGTGACGATCCACGCGACCGCGATCCCCGGAACCGACAGGGCGAAGAGCTTGGCGAGCAAAACCTCGGCGCCAAGCAGCACCAGGCCGGTCTTGATATAGAACTCGGTGAGGACCGCCGGCTTCCATGACCCCGGAGTGCCGATCGTATTGCTGATGATCAAGCCGACCAACAGCGCCCAGAGAGCGTACTCCAGGTTGTAATACTTGATCACTTCCTGCGTTGATAGGAGATAGGCGAGCAGCGCCAGGGGAAAGACGGCAAGAAATCCCAGGGCGAATTTCGGGACTGACTTTCCCATCACCAGTTGGGCGACGGCGAACATCGCTAGAATCGCCGCGCCGACGGCAAGCATGCCGGGGATCAGCGACTTGCCTCCTTTGCTCAGCGAGTCGAGCGGGTTTTCATTCCAGGAGCTCGGTTTGACGATCCACGGCTTGAGCGCGCTGGTCGCTTCGACCGTCGCCTCGGCGCCATCCTTGCCAGGGACCTCCGTCATCTGTATCGAGAAAAAAACGACGGCCAGGATCAACGCGCCCAGCCAGATCGCCCACCAATCATCTTTGGTGCGCATTTCTAACAGGAGCGGGCGATGTTCATCGGCGGGCGCAGGGGGAGGAGAGGTTTCGCTCATCAGGTGTGATCTGTTCAGGGCGGGATGGGTAACGGGAGGGATTGATTATCGCGACTAAAAAAGAGACTGGTCAACCCTTCTTGTAGTATTGTTCCGACA is a genomic window containing:
- a CDS encoding YeiH family protein, producing the protein MSETSPPPAPADEHRPLLLEMRTKDDWWAIWLGALILAVVFFSIQMTEVPGKDGAEATVEATSALKPWIVKPSSWNENPLDSLSKGGKSLIPGMLAVGAAILAMFAVAQLVMGKSVPKFALGFLAVFPLALLAYLLSTQEVIKYYNLEYALWALLVGLIISNTIGTPGSWKPAVLTEFYIKTGLVLLGAEVLLAKLFALSVPGIAVAWIVTPIVLITTFIFGQKILRMASPSLNMVISADMSVCGVSAAIATGAACRAKKEELSLAIGMSLAFTVIMMVVQPALIRIAGIDDLVGGAWIGGTIDATGAVVAAGNALGERAEKVAVTVKMIQNVLIGVVAFGVALYWVAFVEKTKDGARPNAMEIWYRFPKFVLGFVAASVVFSAIAYFLPTGEAEVKAMTDMTKSLRGWLFCLAFVSIGLETNFRELAVYLKGGKPLILYVCGQTLNLLLTFLMAYVMFGWLFRDYLEKMFNGGN